One stretch of Leadbetterella byssophila DSM 17132 DNA includes these proteins:
- a CDS encoding bifunctional helix-turn-helix domain-containing protein/methylated-DNA--[protein]-cysteine S-methyltransferase has protein sequence MNDQQQLNYNRIAQAIEYITEHFKEQPQLDEVAEMVHLSPFHFQRLFKEWAGTTPKKFLQYTSLQYAKRLLQDQQATLFDTAYQTGLSGTGRLHDLFIQMEGMTPAEFKNGGRNLSIQYSFADSPFGKVIVASTSKGICHMAFEEDEDQALWNLQQKFPFAKYQNLFDDLQANALSIFQTDWTQLKQIKLHLKGTEFQLKVWEALLKIPFAGVSTYGKIADKIGQPTASRAVGTAIGSNPVAFLIPCHRVIQSTGHLGGYMWGKTRKTAMLGWEAAKSD, from the coding sequence ATGAACGATCAACAACAGTTGAATTATAATAGAATAGCTCAGGCTATTGAATACATTACGGAGCATTTTAAGGAGCAGCCCCAATTGGATGAGGTGGCGGAAATGGTGCACTTAAGTCCCTTTCACTTTCAAAGGTTGTTTAAAGAGTGGGCGGGTACTACACCCAAGAAGTTCTTGCAGTACACCAGCCTGCAATACGCCAAGCGATTGCTCCAAGATCAACAGGCTACGCTATTCGATACCGCCTATCAGACTGGATTATCCGGGACTGGACGTCTCCATGATTTGTTTATACAGATGGAAGGCATGACTCCTGCTGAATTCAAGAACGGAGGAAGGAATCTCAGCATCCAATACAGTTTTGCAGATAGCCCGTTTGGGAAGGTTATAGTAGCATCTACCTCTAAAGGCATCTGCCATATGGCATTTGAGGAGGATGAGGATCAGGCCTTATGGAATCTCCAGCAGAAATTCCCTTTTGCTAAGTATCAGAACCTTTTTGATGATTTACAAGCTAATGCACTTTCTATTTTTCAAACCGACTGGACTCAATTAAAACAGATCAAACTGCATTTAAAAGGAACGGAGTTTCAGTTGAAAGTCTGGGAAGCGCTACTGAAAATTCCCTTTGCGGGCGTTTCGACTTATGGTAAGATTGCGGATAAGATAGGGCAACCCACGGCGTCCAGAGCGGTGGGTACGGCTATAGGTAGTAACCCTGTGGCATTCCTCATACCTTGTCATCGCGTTATTCAATCTACAGGGCACTTAGGAGGTTACATGTGGGGCAAAACCAGGAAAACGGCTATGTTGGGATGGGAAGCCGCAAAAAGCGACTAA
- a CDS encoding alpha-ketoglutarate-dependent dioxygenase AlkB family protein — translation MGNRKNYLPYDGEVRYYGKILTSAEADGYLHKMLEKIEWQNDEAIIFGRRIVTKRMVAWYGERPFSYTYSKVTKSALPWTQELLELKARVEGATGETFNSCLLNLYHSGEEGMAWHSDGEADLKKDGAIGSLSLGAERKFSFKHKKNKERVDILLEHGSLLVMAGTTQTYWWHRLPPTKKVLDARINLTFRTIEEKIAEI, via the coding sequence ATGGGAAATAGGAAGAATTACTTGCCTTATGATGGGGAAGTGCGATATTATGGTAAGATTTTAACTAGTGCGGAGGCGGATGGGTATCTGCATAAGATGTTAGAAAAGATAGAATGGCAAAACGATGAGGCCATCATCTTTGGTAGGAGGATAGTGACGAAACGCATGGTAGCTTGGTATGGGGAACGGCCCTTTTCTTACACCTATTCTAAGGTTACTAAAAGTGCATTGCCGTGGACACAGGAGTTGCTGGAATTGAAGGCTAGGGTGGAAGGGGCTACAGGTGAGACATTCAATTCCTGTTTATTGAACTTGTATCATAGCGGGGAGGAGGGCATGGCCTGGCACAGTGATGGAGAAGCAGATCTAAAAAAGGACGGTGCTATAGGATCTTTGAGTTTGGGAGCGGAAAGGAAGTTTTCGTTCAAGCATAAAAAGAATAAGGAGAGGGTAGATATACTCTTAGAGCACGGAAGTCTTCTGGTGATGGCCGGGACTACTCAGACGTATTGGTGGCACCGATTACCTCCCACTAAGAAGGTTTTAGATGCTCGTATCAATCTCACATTTAGAACTATAGAGGAGAAAATCGCCGAAATCTAA
- a CDS encoding class I SAM-dependent methyltransferase: MKQPHDNWGTYYDFVYKKTFGNSYNNLTTENLNVINQILPTGTILDFGAGTGRLSFPLTKQGYKVIGVEKSIGMFNEFKRKVECQNSEIEVYNCSISEYKNGKADLAIALFTVLSYSITEDELSKNIENICKHINPNGYFFFDLPNTVFFNAGRLTNIDTTTFKRLVELTGNNENDIYTYREQCSGIFEGKEFSYEDEFKIRYWKISTLDELLSKNGFKDTLKSFPQFNSTGSTYKLYKRQ, translated from the coding sequence ATGAAACAACCACACGACAATTGGGGAACATATTACGACTTTGTTTACAAAAAGACTTTTGGAAATTCCTACAATAACTTGACAACAGAAAACCTGAACGTAATCAATCAAATTTTACCAACAGGAACAATTCTTGATTTTGGAGCTGGTACTGGTAGACTATCGTTTCCACTGACAAAGCAGGGTTACAAAGTGATTGGTGTTGAAAAAAGTATTGGAATGTTTAATGAGTTCAAAAGGAAGGTAGAATGCCAAAATTCAGAAATTGAAGTTTATAATTGCTCTATATCGGAATACAAGAATGGGAAAGCAGATTTGGCAATCGCACTTTTCACTGTTTTAAGTTATTCAATTACTGAAGATGAACTTTCTAAAAACATAGAGAATATTTGTAAGCACATTAACCCAAACGGGTACTTCTTTTTTGATTTACCCAATACCGTATTTTTTAATGCAGGTCGTTTGACCAATATTGACACAACTACTTTTAAACGACTTGTAGAATTAACAGGTAACAATGAAAATGATATATATACTTATAGGGAACAATGTAGTGGGATTTTCGAGGGAAAAGAATTTAGCTACGAAGATGAATTTAAAATAAGATATTGGAAAATCAGCACCCTTGACGAACTACTAAGTAAAAATGGATTCAAAGATACTTTGAAATCGTTTCCTCAATTCAATTCAACAGGTTCAACATACAAACTATACAAAAGACAATGA
- a CDS encoding restriction endonuclease subunit S encodes MTILEFFKTVHPSVLAAKMIFRHLQEHYPVLKIADIADTTSGGTPNRGMPEYYNGDIPWVKSGELKDGVITTCDEYITEAGLKNSSAKLFPKGTLLVAMYGANIGKTGILDFDATTNQAVCAIFPKVDISREFLSWYFKQQRIDFIAVGKGGAQPNISQTIINNASIVVPDEKVQKAIVKFLERIEKGDGIDYDFFIPEVLKDVETIYKYKNSYVTLSDSFESQLTQLENLNQAILQEAVQGKLVPQDPNDEPASELLKRIKAEKATLRQAQGKGKKEKPLPPIKPEEIPFEIPENWVWCRLGEICEVNPRNKVDDEIDAGFIPMPMVSQLFGVKPTYEVRKWGAIKKGFTHFANNDVVIAKITPCFENSKAGIISDLPNGIGAGTTELNVLRGNQYILPEYVYAFVKRIDFLKNGERIMKGVAGQQRVPTDYFYNTLIPLPPLAEQKRIVAEIEKQFAKTKQLKEHIIANQQATEQLLKALLHQAFEVKEMEEV; translated from the coding sequence ATGACAATATTAGAATTCTTTAAAACGGTTCACCCTTCTGTATTGGCTGCCAAAATGATTTTCAGGCATTTGCAAGAGCATTATCCTGTTTTAAAAATAGCTGACATAGCAGATACCACAAGTGGGGGAACTCCAAATAGAGGAATGCCTGAATATTACAATGGCGATATTCCTTGGGTTAAATCAGGTGAATTAAAAGATGGGGTGATAACTACTTGTGATGAATACATTACAGAAGCAGGTTTGAAAAATTCATCTGCTAAATTATTTCCCAAAGGAACTTTGCTTGTAGCAATGTATGGAGCAAATATTGGGAAAACGGGAATTTTGGATTTTGATGCAACTACCAATCAAGCAGTCTGTGCTATTTTTCCAAAGGTTGATATTTCAAGAGAATTCTTGTCTTGGTATTTCAAACAGCAGCGAATTGATTTTATAGCTGTTGGTAAAGGAGGTGCACAGCCGAACATAAGTCAAACAATCATAAATAATGCTTCAATTGTTGTTCCTGATGAAAAGGTTCAAAAAGCAATTGTAAAGTTCTTGGAGAGAATTGAAAAGGGAGATGGAATTGACTATGATTTTTTCATTCCTGAAGTTTTAAAAGATGTTGAAACGATTTACAAGTATAAAAACAGCTATGTAACTCTCTCGGATAGTTTTGAAAGCCAACTCACCCAACTCGAAAACCTAAACCAAGCCATTTTACAAGAAGCGGTGCAGGGGAAGTTGGTGCCACAAGACCCCAATGACGAACCCGCCAGCGAATTGCTCAAACGCATTAAAGCCGAGAAAGCAACCCTTCGGCAGGCTCAGGGCAAGGGCAAAAAAGAAAAACCCTTACCACCCATCAAACCCGAAGAGATTCCGTTTGAAATTCCTGAAAATTGGGTGTGGTGTAGATTGGGGGAGATTTGTGAAGTAAATCCGAGAAATAAAGTTGATGATGAGATTGATGCAGGATTTATTCCAATGCCAATGGTAAGTCAATTGTTTGGTGTTAAACCTACTTATGAAGTAAGAAAGTGGGGAGCAATAAAGAAGGGATTTACTCATTTTGCTAATAATGATGTAGTAATAGCTAAAATCACTCCTTGCTTTGAAAATTCTAAAGCTGGAATTATTTCCGATTTACCTAATGGAATTGGTGCAGGAACAACTGAATTAAATGTCTTGCGAGGGAATCAATATATTCTGCCAGAGTATGTCTATGCTTTCGTTAAACGAATTGATTTTTTGAAAAATGGAGAAAGAATTATGAAAGGTGTTGCGGGGCAACAAAGAGTTCCAACAGATTATTTTTACAACACACTAATCCCCCTTCCCCCACTCGCCGAGCAAAAACGCATAGTAGCGGAAATAGAAAAGCAATTTGCCAAAACCAAACAATTGAAAGAACACATCATCGCCAACCAACAAGCCACCGAGCAATTGCTCAAAGCATTGTTGCATCAGGCGTTTGAGGTTAAAGAAATGGAAGAAGTATAA
- a CDS encoding class I SAM-dependent DNA methyltransferase, which translates to MSNIAGTIKSIRDIFRKDPGLSGDAQRIEQLGWMIFLKLFDDKDKEKEILNPKYRSPIPAELQWRNWAEDDEGITGDELINFVNNKLFPTLKNLTVAADDRLGITIRQIFDGTNNYMKSGTTFRQAINKLNEIDFTSSKDHHIFNVIYEEILQGLAAKKDTGEFYTPRAVTQFIVDMVNPKLGEKITDPACGTGGFLVCTIEHLKRQVKNIDDRKTLQETVTGSELKPLPFMLSVVNLITHDIEVPQLENGDSLSREYTSIKQKDRVDIIIANPPFGGVVGDGMETNFPLNYRTKESADLFLILFIQLLKDGGRAGIVLPDGSLTGDGVKQRVRQKLLEDCNVHTIVRLPQSVFAPYATVNTNLIFFEKGKPTKEIWYYEHTLPDGQKAYSKTKPIRIEEFEPIKQWWKNREESEVAWKVSMQTIIDRNYDLDVKNPNKKVEEVELNIGKILSILKTENNKVSTIIQELENDLVK; encoded by the coding sequence ATGAGCAACATTGCAGGCACTATAAAATCCATCAGAGACATTTTCCGCAAAGACCCGGGCTTGAGTGGCGATGCACAACGCATTGAGCAATTGGGGTGGATGATATTTCTGAAACTCTTTGACGACAAAGACAAGGAAAAAGAAATTCTGAATCCGAAATACAGATCTCCCATTCCTGCGGAATTGCAGTGGCGTAATTGGGCAGAAGATGATGAAGGCATCACAGGCGATGAACTCATCAATTTTGTGAACAACAAACTGTTTCCCACACTCAAAAACCTGACGGTTGCGGCTGACGATAGATTAGGCATTACCATTCGCCAGATATTTGACGGCACCAACAACTATATGAAAAGCGGAACCACCTTCCGCCAGGCCATTAACAAACTCAACGAAATTGATTTTACCAGCAGCAAAGACCACCATATTTTCAATGTGATTTATGAGGAAATTTTGCAGGGATTGGCTGCCAAAAAAGACACAGGCGAGTTTTACACGCCAAGAGCCGTAACACAGTTTATTGTGGATATGGTAAACCCGAAATTGGGCGAAAAAATTACCGACCCAGCCTGCGGCACCGGAGGTTTTTTAGTGTGTACCATTGAACACCTGAAAAGGCAGGTAAAGAATATTGACGACCGCAAAACTTTACAGGAAACCGTAACAGGAAGCGAACTGAAACCCCTGCCTTTTATGCTGAGTGTGGTCAACCTGATTACCCACGACATTGAAGTGCCACAGCTTGAAAACGGTGATTCGCTGAGCCGTGAATATACGTCTATAAAGCAGAAAGACCGTGTGGATATAATTATTGCCAATCCGCCCTTTGGTGGTGTAGTAGGTGACGGAATGGAAACCAATTTCCCTTTGAATTACCGCACCAAGGAAAGTGCCGATTTGTTTTTGATACTGTTTATCCAATTGCTGAAAGACGGTGGTAGAGCAGGCATTGTGTTGCCCGATGGCAGTTTAACAGGCGATGGCGTAAAACAACGGGTAAGGCAAAAACTGTTGGAAGATTGTAATGTGCATACCATTGTGCGATTGCCCCAATCGGTATTTGCTCCGTATGCCACCGTAAACACCAACCTGATTTTCTTTGAAAAAGGAAAACCAACAAAAGAGATTTGGTATTACGAACATACTTTGCCTGACGGACAAAAAGCCTACAGCAAAACCAAACCTATCCGCATTGAAGAATTTGAACCTATCAAACAATGGTGGAAAAATCGTGAAGAAAGCGAAGTGGCTTGGAAAGTGTCAATGCAAACTATCATAGACCGCAATTATGATTTGGATGTAAAAAACCCAAATAAGAAAGTGGAGGAAGTCGAATTGAATATTGGCAAAATACTATCAATACTAAAAACAGAAAATAATAAAGTAAGCACAATCATTCAGGAGCTTGAAAACGATTTGGTAAAATGA
- the tnpA gene encoding IS200/IS605 family transposase → MPFVKVYIHFVWSPKNRYPFLDSKELRTKVWHHIRQNAKEKRIFIDFINGYSDHCHCLVSLGIDQTIQKVVQLIKGESSFWINKNELTKVKFEWQDEYFAVSVSESMINKVREYIKNQEEHHTKKTFQQEYDEFISRYGFEKYKG, encoded by the coding sequence ATGCCGTTTGTAAAAGTTTACATTCATTTTGTATGGAGCCCCAAGAATAGGTATCCATTTTTAGATTCTAAAGAGTTGCGCACAAAAGTGTGGCATCATATAAGGCAGAATGCCAAAGAAAAAAGGATATTCATTGACTTTATAAATGGTTATTCTGACCACTGTCATTGTTTGGTTTCATTGGGTATAGACCAAACCATTCAAAAAGTTGTGCAATTGATAAAGGGAGAATCATCTTTTTGGATAAATAAGAATGAATTGACAAAAGTAAAATTTGAATGGCAGGATGAATATTTTGCTGTTTCTGTTTCTGAATCAATGATAAATAAGGTGAGGGAATATATTAAGAATCAAGAAGAGCATCACACCAAAAAAACATTTCAGCAAGAATATGATGAATTTATCAGCAGATATGGATTTGAAAAATATAAAGGATAA
- the hsdR gene encoding EcoAI/FtnUII family type I restriction enzme subunit R: MNKKSLSERDICSKFITPALEKAGWDKQLQILEEVSFTDGKIYVRGKITARGTRKRADYILYYKPNIPIAIIEAKDNNHSIRAGIQQGLDYAQILDIPCVFSSNGDGFLFHDRTATDGNIETEISLDDFPTPEQLWEKYKKYKGIETPEAERIVSQDYYFDGTNRKPRYYQQIAVNRTVEAIANGQNRILLVMATGTGKTYTAFQIIHRLWKSGAKKRILFLADRNALIDQTRRGDFKHFKDKMTVVKHRQIDKSFEIYLALYQGLSGTDEAANVYKQFSRDFFDLIVIDECHRGSAKDDSSWREILTYFQNATHIGLTATPKETNEASNSEYFGDPVYTYSLKQGIDDGFLAPYRVVRIALNVDAEGWRPEQGKTDKDGNEIEDRIYNRKDFDKNLVIEERTDAVAKKVTEFLKGYDRFAKTIVFCVDIDHAERMRTALARHNPDLVSENYKYIMQITGDNDEGKRELDNFINPEEKYPVIATTSELMTTGVDAQTCKVIVLDSNINSMTKFKQIIGRGTRINEEYGKLYFTILDFRNATDLFADPQFDGEPIRIKPVTEAINLGDIIDEEEENTEPIIDIESGEEIEITPPEIRYPEQEFPPSTVNEPRRKVYVNGVDVSVLISRELHFDQHGKPITTSLKDHTKEIIKEQFASLDDFLNKWKGSDRKEAIIAELVEQGVMVEALYEAVDKQVDLFDLICHVAYDQPPMTRKERANNVMKRNYFTKYGDQARKVLEALLDKYADQGIENIENIQILTVPPINEFGSVTEIIKAFGSREEYEKAIKELENELYRNIA, from the coding sequence ATGAATAAGAAAAGTCTATCGGAAAGAGATATTTGCTCCAAGTTTATTACACCTGCTTTGGAGAAGGCGGGTTGGGACAAACAGTTGCAGATATTAGAGGAGGTTTCTTTTACTGATGGTAAAATTTACGTAAGAGGAAAAATCACAGCAAGAGGAACAAGAAAACGAGCCGACTATATTCTGTATTACAAACCGAATATTCCTATTGCCATTATTGAAGCAAAGGACAACAATCATTCGATAAGAGCAGGAATCCAACAAGGACTTGATTATGCTCAAATTTTAGACATTCCTTGTGTGTTTAGCAGCAACGGAGATGGTTTTTTATTTCACGACCGAACAGCAACAGACGGTAATATTGAAACTGAAATCAGTTTAGACGACTTCCCCACTCCCGAACAACTTTGGGAAAAATACAAAAAGTATAAAGGCATTGAAACTCCCGAAGCGGAAAGAATTGTCTCGCAGGACTATTATTTTGACGGAACAAATCGCAAACCAAGATATTACCAACAAATTGCAGTAAACAGAACAGTTGAAGCCATTGCAAACGGACAGAATAGAATTTTGCTCGTAATGGCAACAGGAACAGGAAAAACCTATACTGCTTTTCAAATCATTCACCGACTTTGGAAAAGCGGAGCAAAAAAACGAATTCTGTTTTTAGCTGACAGAAATGCCTTGATTGACCAAACACGCAGAGGCGACTTCAAACATTTCAAGGATAAAATGACTGTGGTAAAACACAGGCAAATTGACAAGAGTTTTGAAATTTACTTGGCGTTGTATCAAGGACTTTCTGGAACAGACGAAGCAGCCAATGTTTACAAACAGTTTTCAAGAGACTTTTTCGACCTGATTGTAATTGACGAGTGCCACAGAGGAAGTGCAAAAGATGATAGTAGTTGGAGAGAGATTTTAACCTATTTCCAAAATGCTACGCATATTGGTTTGACAGCGACACCAAAGGAAACCAACGAAGCAAGCAATTCAGAATATTTTGGCGACCCAGTTTATACCTATTCATTGAAACAAGGAATTGATGATGGTTTCTTAGCTCCTTATCGTGTGGTGCGTATAGCTTTGAATGTGGATGCCGAAGGTTGGAGACCAGAGCAAGGAAAAACCGACAAAGACGGAAACGAAATTGAAGACCGCATTTATAACCGCAAAGACTTTGATAAAAACTTGGTGATTGAAGAACGGACGGATGCAGTTGCCAAAAAAGTAACCGAATTTTTAAAAGGTTACGACCGCTTTGCCAAAACCATTGTGTTTTGTGTGGACATTGACCACGCTGAAAGAATGCGAACCGCATTAGCCCGACACAATCCTGATTTGGTTTCCGAGAACTACAAATACATAATGCAGATTACAGGCGACAATGACGAAGGCAAACGAGAGTTGGACAACTTCATTAATCCCGAAGAAAAATATCCTGTGATTGCTACCACTTCCGAATTGATGACAACAGGCGTTGATGCTCAAACCTGCAAAGTGATTGTATTGGACAGCAACATCAATTCAATGACCAAGTTCAAGCAAATTATTGGTAGAGGAACACGAATCAATGAAGAATACGGCAAATTGTATTTCACCATTTTGGATTTCAGAAATGCAACAGACCTTTTTGCAGACCCTCAATTTGACGGTGAACCAATCAGAATTAAACCAGTTACCGAAGCAATAAACTTAGGAGATATTATTGACGAAGAAGAAGAAAACACAGAACCAATCATTGACATTGAATCAGGAGAAGAAATTGAAATTACTCCCCCTGAAATCCGTTATCCTGAACAAGAATTTCCACCATCAACAGTAAATGAACCAAGGCGAAAAGTTTATGTAAATGGTGTGGACGTTTCTGTTTTGATTAGCCGTGAATTGCATTTCGACCAACACGGAAAACCCATAACCACAAGTCTGAAAGACCACACAAAAGAAATTATCAAAGAGCAGTTTGCTTCCTTAGATGATTTTCTGAACAAGTGGAAAGGTTCAGATCGCAAAGAAGCCATCATTGCTGAATTGGTTGAACAAGGCGTAATGGTGGAAGCATTGTATGAGGCAGTTGACAAGCAGGTGGATTTGTTTGATTTAATCTGCCACGTGGCGTATGACCAACCACCAATGACAAGAAAGGAACGGGCAAACAATGTGATGAAACGCAACTACTTTACCAAGTATGGCGACCAAGCCCGAAAAGTTTTAGAGGCGTTACTCGACAAATACGCAGACCAAGGCATTGAAAACATTGAGAACATTCAAATCCTGACTGTTCCACCCATCAATGAATTTGGTTCGGTTACTGAAATCATCAAAGCATTTGGCAGTCGTGAAGAATACGAAAAAGCCATCAAAGAATTAGAAAACGAATTATATAGAAACATTGCGTAA
- a CDS encoding helix-turn-helix domain-containing protein, translating into MENHSNKITPDVFVFTIDAEKEKESDRFLSESILALQISGQLTLETNIEKMVMKPGDILLVRKHQFVKVTKTPIGKDYQKAILLILKDDILRKYALENQIDNNEKYNGSSNILIPESDFLQGFFNSLIPYTQNHKNINDQLSSIKVKEAVQLLLLTKPELKNFLFDFSEPHKIDLEKFMLSNYKFNVPIESFAKLTGRSLAGFKRDFQKTFGIPPRQWLQNKRLTEAHYQIEKNNKKPSSIYLDLGFESLSHFSYTFKKQFGYAPTELTKTR; encoded by the coding sequence ATGGAAAACCATTCAAATAAAATAACTCCTGACGTATTTGTTTTTACTATAGATGCCGAAAAGGAAAAGGAGTCAGACCGTTTTCTTTCTGAAAGCATTTTGGCCCTGCAAATATCGGGGCAACTAACCCTGGAAACGAATATCGAAAAAATGGTGATGAAACCGGGTGATATCTTATTAGTCCGTAAACATCAATTTGTAAAAGTTACCAAAACCCCAATAGGCAAAGACTACCAGAAAGCCATACTTTTAATTCTTAAGGATGATATCTTGAGAAAATATGCGTTGGAAAATCAGATTGACAACAACGAAAAGTACAACGGGTCATCCAACATACTTATTCCAGAAAGTGATTTTTTGCAGGGTTTCTTCAACTCCTTAATTCCATATACACAAAACCATAAAAATATCAACGATCAATTAAGCAGTATAAAAGTGAAAGAAGCCGTTCAGCTTTTATTACTTACAAAACCGGAACTTAAAAATTTCCTTTTCGACTTTTCAGAACCGCATAAGATTGATTTGGAAAAGTTTATGTTATCTAATTACAAATTTAATGTGCCGATTGAAAGTTTTGCAAAATTGACCGGCAGGAGCCTCGCTGGATTCAAGCGTGATTTTCAAAAAACATTTGGTATTCCACCCCGACAATGGTTGCAGAACAAGCGACTTACAGAGGCGCACTATCAAATTGAGAAAAACAATAAAAAGCCGTCTTCCATCTATTTAGATCTTGGCTTCGAGAGTTTATCCCATTTTTCTTACACTTTTAAAAAGCAATTTGGTTATGCGCCAACGGAACTCACAAAGACGAGATAA
- a CDS encoding SDR family NAD(P)-dependent oxidoreductase, with protein sequence MIIVMTGATSGIGAEALKHFVKLPDTKVYVGARGSGRIVPEGTDVLPLDLSSLRSVRSFADNIKQRLGETKIDVLILNAAIRATDHDQRSEEGFQLTFATNHLSHYLLARLFLPIMAEGGKIVITTSDTHDPAIVPFGPKTLNPEELAYPNENSPKGMRLYAATKLCNLLTARSLSAISFEDKSNIRMIAFNPGLTGDTSLMGKQSAFMKVMVAVLIRPLFYIVSMFIPFLFVGRVERAGETLAALALGKVTLPTDKIYASLVRGRLTFPDPSQLAQNNDVRDLLWKKSAKMVDLPESE encoded by the coding sequence ATGATTATTGTAATGACGGGGGCAACCTCAGGTATTGGTGCAGAAGCCTTAAAACACTTTGTGAAATTGCCCGACACCAAAGTATATGTTGGCGCACGGGGAAGCGGACGTATTGTGCCTGAAGGAACAGACGTGCTTCCGCTCGACCTTTCTTCTTTAAGAAGTGTTCGTTCTTTTGCAGACAACATAAAACAACGGCTGGGGGAAACCAAAATTGATGTATTGATTCTGAATGCGGCTATTCGGGCCACGGATCACGACCAACGAAGCGAAGAAGGTTTTCAATTGACATTTGCTACTAACCACCTTTCACATTATTTGTTAGCCAGGTTATTCTTACCGATCATGGCGGAAGGTGGTAAGATCGTTATCACGACTAGCGACACACACGACCCTGCAATTGTTCCGTTTGGACCGAAAACCTTAAACCCGGAGGAGTTGGCGTATCCCAATGAAAATAGTCCGAAAGGTATGCGGCTTTATGCCGCAACAAAACTCTGTAATCTTCTTACCGCACGTTCACTTTCAGCCATAAGTTTTGAAGATAAAAGTAATATCCGTATGATTGCATTTAATCCCGGGCTGACAGGCGACACTTCTCTAATGGGCAAACAATCAGCATTTATGAAAGTAATGGTAGCTGTTCTCATCCGACCTTTATTCTATATAGTCAGTATGTTTATACCCTTTTTATTTGTAGGTAGGGTGGAACGTGCGGGCGAAACCCTGGCAGCGCTTGCATTGGGTAAAGTTACATTGCCAACAGATAAAATTTACGCGTCATTGGTAAGAGGAAGACTTACCTTTCCTGATCCTTCTCAACTTGCCCAAAACAATGACGTAAGAGATTTATTGTGGAAAAAGAGCGCTAAAATGGTAGACTTGCCTGAATCAGAGTAA
- a CDS encoding nuclear transport factor 2 family protein yields MTKSILVITISFCLTSAYGQNKQATTITNSKQTTSEKMGNIETVKKMYELFATKDNNAIRQIFDENIKWNQMKGFPGGGQHVGADAVFEKVFGGFRQNWTNWKATITRYIDSGDGVFVIGFYEGTFNATGKYMKSEFACEYKVKDGKITEFNQYTDTFLIGQAMGLTKE; encoded by the coding sequence ATGACAAAATCCATTTTAGTAATAACAATTTCATTTTGCCTTACTTCGGCATATGGACAAAACAAACAAGCGACAACAATTACAAACTCAAAGCAAACGACATCAGAAAAAATGGGAAATATTGAAACAGTAAAAAAAATGTATGAACTTTTTGCTACAAAAGACAATAATGCAATCAGACAAATATTTGACGAAAATATAAAGTGGAACCAAATGAAAGGTTTCCCAGGCGGTGGACAACACGTTGGTGCTGACGCAGTATTTGAAAAAGTATTTGGCGGGTTCAGACAAAATTGGACGAATTGGAAAGCAACAATTACACGTTACATTGACAGTGGAGACGGAGTTTTTGTTATTGGCTTTTATGAAGGCACATTTAATGCAACGGGAAAATATATGAAGTCGGAATTTGCTTGTGAATACAAAGTAAAAGACGGAAAAATTACCGAGTTCAATCAATATACTGACACGTTTTTAATCGGACAAGCAATGGGTTTGACGAAAGAATAA